A DNA window from Micromonospora sp. NBC_01739 contains the following coding sequences:
- a CDS encoding F0F1 ATP synthase subunit gamma, with the protein MAAQVRVLRQRIRSAKGMKKITKAMELVATSRIAKAQARVEASLPYAQAITGVLTALASNASVDHPMLTPRERVRRAGVLLVTADRGLAGGYSTNAIKTAESLIARLKEDGKEPVLYVVGRKGVSFYRFRNRPIEASWTGFSEQPSFADAREVGDTLVKAFTAGADDVDGGPGADGVLGVDELHIVFTEFKSLMTQTPVTRIIGPLQVEERPRSEATPGLLPDYEFEPDAEELLDALLPKYINTRIYAALLESAASESAARRRAMKSATDNAEEMIDKYTREMNSARQAGITQEISEIVGGANALAASGSEV; encoded by the coding sequence ATGGCGGCGCAGGTACGTGTTCTTCGTCAACGCATTCGCTCGGCGAAGGGGATGAAGAAGATCACCAAGGCGATGGAGCTCGTGGCGACGAGCCGGATCGCCAAGGCTCAGGCCCGGGTGGAGGCGTCCCTGCCGTACGCCCAGGCCATCACCGGCGTGCTCACCGCGCTGGCGTCCAACGCCTCGGTCGACCACCCGATGCTGACCCCGCGCGAGCGGGTTCGGCGGGCGGGCGTGCTGCTGGTAACCGCCGACCGAGGTCTGGCCGGCGGTTACAGCACCAACGCCATCAAGACCGCGGAGTCGCTGATCGCGCGGCTCAAGGAGGACGGCAAGGAGCCGGTGCTCTACGTCGTCGGGCGTAAGGGCGTGTCGTTCTACCGGTTCCGTAACCGGCCGATCGAGGCCAGTTGGACGGGCTTCTCCGAGCAGCCGTCGTTCGCCGACGCCCGCGAGGTGGGCGACACCCTGGTCAAGGCGTTCACCGCCGGTGCGGATGACGTCGACGGCGGTCCGGGTGCCGACGGTGTGCTCGGGGTGGACGAACTGCACATCGTCTTCACCGAGTTCAAGTCGCTGATGACCCAGACGCCGGTGACCCGGATCATCGGGCCGTTGCAGGTCGAGGAGCGGCCCCGGTCGGAGGCCACCCCCGGCCTGCTGCCGGACTACGAGTTCGAGCCGGACGCGGAGGAACTGCTCGACGCGCTGCTGCCGAAGTACATCAACACGCGGATCTACGCGGCGTTGCTGGAGTCGGCGGCCAGCGAGTCGGCGGCCCGTCGGCGGGCGATGAAGAGCGCCACGGACAACGCCGAAGAGATGATCGACAAGTACACGCGTGAGATGAACTCGGCCCGCCAGGCCGGGATCACCCAGGAGATCAGCGAGATCGTCGGCGGCGCGAACGCGCTGGCCGCGTCGGGAAGTGAAGTGTGA
- the atpD gene encoding F0F1 ATP synthase subunit beta: MTAPVETKTATGRVVRVIGPVVDAEFPRDAMPDLFNALHVDVTLSGGEKTLTLEVAQHLGDNLVRAISMQPTDGLVRGAEVRDTGYPIRVPVGDAVKGHVFNAIGECLNLTEGETIQADDHWGIHRKAPAFADLEPKTEMLETGIKVIDLLAPYVKGGKIGLFGGAGVGKTVLIQEMITRVARNFGGTSVFAGVGERTREGNDLIHEMTDSGVIDKTALVYGQMDEPPGTRLRVALSALTMAEYFRDVKKQEVLLFIDNIFRFTQAGSEVSTLLGRMPSAVGYQPTLADEMGELQERITSVRGQAITSMQAIYVPADDYTDPAPATTFAHLDATTNLERSISDKGIYPAVDPLASSSRILAPEFVGQEHFQVASEVKRILQRYKDLQDIIAILGIEELSEEDKITVQRARRIERFLSQNTYAAEQFTGVPGSTVPIKETIEAFRKISEGEYDHFPEQAFFMCGGLDDLEKKAAELMKG, translated from the coding sequence ATGACTGCCCCAGTAGAGACCAAGACGGCCACTGGTCGCGTGGTCCGGGTCATTGGCCCGGTCGTCGACGCCGAGTTCCCGCGCGACGCCATGCCGGACCTCTTCAACGCCCTGCACGTGGACGTGACCCTCTCCGGCGGCGAGAAGACGCTGACCCTGGAGGTCGCCCAGCACCTGGGTGACAACCTGGTCCGCGCGATCTCGATGCAGCCCACGGACGGTCTGGTCCGGGGTGCCGAGGTTCGTGACACCGGCTACCCGATCCGGGTGCCGGTCGGTGACGCCGTCAAGGGTCACGTCTTCAACGCGATCGGCGAGTGCCTCAACCTCACCGAGGGCGAGACCATCCAGGCCGACGACCACTGGGGCATCCACCGCAAGGCCCCGGCCTTCGCGGACCTGGAGCCGAAGACCGAGATGCTGGAGACCGGCATCAAGGTCATCGACCTGCTGGCCCCGTACGTCAAGGGTGGCAAGATCGGCCTGTTCGGCGGTGCCGGCGTGGGCAAGACGGTGCTCATCCAGGAGATGATCACCCGGGTGGCCCGTAACTTCGGTGGTACCTCGGTCTTCGCCGGTGTGGGTGAGCGGACCCGTGAGGGCAACGACCTCATCCACGAGATGACCGACTCGGGCGTCATCGACAAGACCGCCCTGGTCTACGGCCAGATGGACGAGCCGCCGGGCACCCGGCTCCGGGTCGCCCTCTCCGCCCTGACCATGGCGGAGTACTTCCGGGACGTGAAGAAGCAGGAGGTGCTGCTCTTCATCGACAACATCTTCCGCTTCACCCAGGCCGGTTCCGAGGTCTCCACCCTGCTGGGCCGGATGCCCAGCGCGGTGGGTTACCAGCCGACCCTGGCCGACGAGATGGGCGAGCTCCAGGAGCGGATCACCTCCGTCCGGGGCCAGGCCATCACCTCGATGCAGGCGATCTACGTGCCGGCGGACGACTACACCGACCCCGCTCCGGCCACCACCTTCGCCCACCTGGACGCGACCACCAACCTGGAGCGGTCGATCTCCGACAAGGGCATCTACCCGGCGGTGGACCCGCTGGCCTCCTCGTCGCGGATCCTGGCCCCCGAGTTCGTCGGCCAGGAGCACTTCCAGGTGGCCAGCGAGGTCAAGCGGATCCTCCAGCGGTACAAGGACCTGCAGGACATCATCGCCATCCTGGGCATCGAGGAACTCTCCGAGGAAGACAAGATCACGGTCCAGCGGGCCCGGCGGATCGAGCGCTTCCTGTCGCAGAACACCTACGCGGCGGAGCAGTTCACCGGCGTGCCCGGCTCGACGGTCCCGATCAAGGAGACCATCGAGGCGTTCCGGAAGATCAGCGAGGGGGAGTACGACCACTTCCCCGAGCAGGCGTTCTTCATGTGCGGTGGGCTCGACGACCTGGAGAAGAAGGCCGCCGAGCTGATGAAGGGCTGA
- a CDS encoding LCP family protein, with translation MLVGKAGRRDKRGGRSSIWRGVPGWARFCTIFGVVLMMLSGTSLVGAEALMARYEGAIGKADLFGDQAAGASERKSDIKGPLNILLVGIDPRNDRTAPLADAIMVLHVPEELDRAYLFSMPRDLYVEIPAYPRANFNGATSKLNDAMSFGSRVPDGGKPDPARGFELLATTVQNVTGIKRFDAGAIINFSGFQKIVDAMGGVTMNIEREVRSEHREPDGKHRKGNPNGEGYIGPQAVYPKGKQHLSGWQALDYVRQRYPKNGVPDGDYGRQRHQQQFVKAMAAQAFSADVVTNPVKLDRVLRAAGESLIFSGRGHSVVDFGLALKDIRPGNIQMIKLPGGGVFGNRNNYLGEKFEPEVEDFFVALERGLLDPFLLEHPKLVNKG, from the coding sequence ATGCTCGTGGGTAAGGCCGGCAGGCGCGACAAGCGCGGTGGGCGTTCGTCGATCTGGCGTGGCGTGCCGGGCTGGGCCAGGTTCTGCACCATCTTCGGTGTCGTGTTGATGATGCTCAGCGGCACCTCACTGGTCGGTGCCGAGGCGTTGATGGCCCGCTACGAGGGAGCGATCGGCAAGGCGGACCTCTTCGGCGACCAGGCGGCCGGGGCCAGTGAGCGCAAGAGCGACATCAAGGGGCCGCTCAACATCCTGCTGGTCGGCATCGACCCCCGCAACGACCGGACCGCACCGCTGGCCGACGCGATCATGGTGCTGCACGTGCCGGAGGAGTTGGACCGGGCCTACCTCTTCTCCATGCCCCGCGACCTCTACGTGGAGATCCCTGCGTACCCCCGGGCGAACTTCAACGGTGCCACCTCCAAGCTGAACGACGCGATGTCCTTCGGCAGCCGGGTGCCCGACGGCGGCAAGCCGGACCCGGCGCGGGGCTTCGAACTGCTGGCCACCACGGTGCAGAACGTCACCGGGATCAAGCGGTTCGACGCCGGTGCCATCATCAACTTCTCCGGCTTCCAGAAGATCGTCGACGCGATGGGCGGCGTCACGATGAACATCGAGCGGGAGGTCCGCTCCGAGCACCGGGAGCCGGACGGCAAGCACCGTAAGGGCAACCCCAACGGCGAGGGCTACATCGGGCCGCAGGCCGTCTACCCCAAGGGCAAGCAGCACCTGAGCGGGTGGCAGGCGCTGGACTACGTCCGCCAGCGGTACCCGAAGAACGGTGTGCCCGACGGTGACTACGGCCGTCAGCGACACCAGCAGCAGTTCGTCAAGGCGATGGCCGCCCAGGCCTTCAGCGCCGACGTGGTGACCAACCCCGTCAAGCTGGACCGGGTGCTGCGGGCCGCCGGCGAGTCGCTGATCTTCAGCGGGCGGGGCCACAGCGTGGTCGACTTCGGGCTGGCCCTCAAGGACATCCGTCCCGGCAACATCCAGATGATCAAGCTTCCGGGTGGCGGGGTCTTCGGCAACCGGAACAACTACCTCGGCGAGAAGTTCGAGCCCGAGGTGGAGGACTTCTTCGTGGCGTTGGAGCGGGGCCTGCTGGATCCGTTCCTTCTCGAACATCCCAAGCTGGTGAACAAGGGCTGA
- a CDS encoding F0F1 ATP synthase subunit epsilon, translating to MAEQLNVQLVAVEEKVWSGKAEMVMARTTEGELGVLPGHAPLLGQLAEPGRVRIKLPGGEQLAYEVSGGFLSVNGQGVTVLAESATPASVTSDN from the coding sequence GTGGCAGAGCAGCTCAACGTCCAGCTCGTGGCCGTAGAGGAGAAGGTCTGGTCCGGCAAGGCCGAGATGGTCATGGCCCGGACGACCGAAGGTGAGCTGGGTGTGCTGCCGGGGCACGCGCCCCTGCTCGGTCAGCTCGCCGAGCCCGGCCGAGTACGCATCAAGCTCCCCGGCGGCGAGCAGCTCGCCTACGAGGTGTCCGGCGGCTTCCTGTCCGTGAACGGGCAGGGCGTCACCGTCCTCGCCGAGAGCGCCACCCCGGCCTCCGTCACTTCGGACAACTGA
- a CDS encoding DUF2550 domain-containing protein, whose translation MEIVEGIGIGFAVILGAILFLFIRRALVTRSGGIIRLSVRTSTMLDGRGWSPGFGRFVGDELRWYRMVSFAVRPKRVLSREGLNVERRRLPEGQERMSMPADWIILRCTSRHAPVEIAMARSTVTGFLSWLEAAPPGAVSPRLIPQQDWPAA comes from the coding sequence ATGGAGATCGTGGAAGGGATCGGAATCGGCTTCGCCGTCATTCTCGGCGCGATCCTGTTCCTCTTCATCCGGCGGGCACTTGTCACCCGAAGCGGGGGCATCATCCGGCTCAGCGTCCGGACCTCCACCATGCTCGACGGCCGCGGATGGTCGCCCGGTTTCGGCAGGTTCGTCGGGGACGAACTCCGCTGGTACCGGATGGTCAGTTTCGCCGTACGCCCCAAGCGGGTGCTCTCCCGTGAGGGGCTGAACGTGGAGCGGCGGCGGCTGCCGGAGGGACAGGAACGGATGTCCATGCCGGCGGACTGGATCATCCTCCGCTGTACGAGTCGACACGCCCCGGTCGAGATCGCCATGGCGCGATCCACCGTCACCGGGTTCCTATCCTGGCTCGAGGCCGCTCCTCCGGGGGCGGTCTCGCCACGTCTGATCCCTCAACAGGACTGGCCCGCAGCCTGA